One genomic window of Paeniglutamicibacter sp. Y32M11 includes the following:
- a CDS encoding lipase family protein, protein MKKFITRIPLWVRPLLGIFLVVLGSILALHAAVSIELFVLLIGAGLIFAGGARIVDAFTPTSAADDAWPWIAYVSGFLLVGAGIATLLWRESTLPMLALAVSLTLLVSGAISLMAVFRRGTEHRARAAIGSLAALLTGALVVLWPKLSLWAFGVFLGGWLLFVGLRLILDFLARDASPNSKRRARGLRGFAQFTASSLALLLAIVMVLVTSWLHAGDPRLVPDAFYTPPTDLPSEPGTLLRAEALTDGIPENAKAWRILYTTTNPDDSPAVASGTVVAPRHHDSAALPVVSIAHGTKGITPRCAPSLSATPLSDGPAAALRELVSAGWVGVTSDYVGLGTAGPHPYLVGEAEGRNVLDAYRAAHQLREGFTLRNDTIIWGHSQGGHGALFSAAIAKSYAPEISVLGVAALAPATNLVDLALGVKDAAAGKVVSSYIAAAWNDVYPELNVASLITPGYDRTVQRIGERCFDGRDALSGIIAGTQLFDAVIPEAALNGPLGDKLRENSVTADIDYPLFVAQGLADQLVLPTMQEQWVAQRCAAGQAMEYREYPGLDHLPLVADDSPLTNDLLAWAEDRLTHKRPINTCP, encoded by the coding sequence ATGAAAAAATTCATCACCCGAATCCCGCTATGGGTGCGCCCACTGTTGGGCATTTTTCTGGTCGTGCTCGGCTCCATTCTGGCACTGCATGCGGCCGTCTCCATCGAACTTTTTGTGCTGCTGATCGGTGCTGGCTTAATCTTTGCCGGCGGTGCCCGCATCGTTGACGCTTTCACCCCCACCTCCGCCGCGGATGATGCCTGGCCATGGATTGCCTACGTCAGCGGATTCCTTCTGGTCGGCGCGGGAATCGCGACGCTGCTGTGGCGCGAATCCACGTTGCCGATGCTTGCCCTGGCGGTGTCACTCACGCTGCTGGTTTCCGGCGCCATCTCATTGATGGCGGTCTTTAGGCGCGGAACCGAGCACCGAGCCCGCGCGGCGATCGGTTCACTGGCAGCCCTGCTCACTGGCGCACTGGTCGTACTCTGGCCCAAGCTCAGCCTGTGGGCCTTCGGTGTTTTTCTGGGCGGCTGGCTACTCTTTGTTGGTCTGCGTCTCATCCTCGACTTTCTGGCCCGCGACGCGAGTCCAAACTCCAAAAGGCGGGCTCGCGGGCTCCGTGGCTTCGCACAATTCACTGCGTCGAGCCTCGCCCTGCTGCTGGCCATCGTCATGGTGCTGGTGACTTCGTGGCTCCATGCCGGGGATCCACGACTGGTCCCCGATGCGTTTTACACCCCACCCACCGATCTTCCGAGTGAACCCGGCACCCTGCTACGCGCCGAAGCACTGACGGACGGCATCCCGGAAAACGCCAAGGCTTGGCGCATCCTCTACACCACCACCAACCCCGATGACTCCCCGGCCGTGGCCTCCGGTACGGTGGTGGCACCGCGTCACCACGACTCCGCGGCGCTGCCGGTGGTATCCATTGCCCACGGGACCAAGGGCATTACCCCACGCTGCGCCCCATCGCTCTCGGCGACACCGCTGTCCGACGGACCCGCGGCAGCCTTACGCGAGCTGGTTTCCGCGGGCTGGGTGGGGGTCACCAGCGACTATGTGGGTCTGGGCACTGCCGGGCCACACCCGTATTTGGTAGGTGAGGCCGAGGGTCGCAATGTTCTTGACGCCTACCGCGCCGCGCACCAACTGCGCGAGGGGTTCACACTGCGCAATGACACGATAATTTGGGGCCACTCCCAGGGTGGGCACGGAGCCCTCTTCAGCGCAGCGATCGCTAAATCGTATGCACCGGAAATCTCCGTTCTGGGTGTCGCGGCGCTGGCTCCGGCCACCAATCTGGTGGACCTGGCCCTCGGGGTGAAGGACGCGGCTGCGGGGAAGGTGGTTTCCTCCTACATCGCCGCAGCGTGGAACGATGTCTACCCGGAACTCAACGTCGCCTCGTTGATCACTCCCGGGTATGACAGAACCGTTCAGCGCATTGGAGAGCGCTGTTTTGACGGACGTGATGCCCTCTCCGGCATCATCGCCGGCACCCAGCTCTTTGATGCGGTGATTCCCGAGGCCGCATTGAATGGACCGTTGGGCGATAAACTACGCGAAAATTCGGTCACCGCGGACATCGACTACCCGCTCTTTGTGGCACAGGGGCTGGCGGACCAGCTGGTACTTCCCACGATGCAGGAGCAATGGGTGGCTCAGCGCTGTGCCGCGGGCCAAGCCATGGAATACCGTGAATATCCGGGCCTTGATCACCTGCCCCTGGTGGCAGATGATTCCCCGCTCACCAACGATCTTCTCGCGTGGGCCGAAGACCGACTAACGCATAAGAGACCGATTAATACCTGCCCGTAG
- a CDS encoding DNA alkylation repair protein yields the protein MSETTLTEVLAELATLDNPKVRSVNAKHGDDHGVNLGKLRALAKRLKTQQPLALELWATNDTAAQLLALLICRPKDFSREQLDAMLRQAHAPKTHDWLVNYVVKKSAHVEELRVAWKAAADPVVASAGWALTSERIAKSPQGLDLPGLLDVIEAQMKEAPDRLQWAMNQALATIGIEHPEHRARALEIGERLEVLKDYPTPPNCTSPFAPAWINEIVRRKES from the coding sequence ATGAGCGAAACGACGTTAACCGAGGTGCTGGCGGAACTGGCCACGCTCGATAATCCGAAGGTGCGCTCCGTTAATGCGAAGCACGGGGATGATCACGGGGTGAACCTTGGAAAGCTGCGTGCTCTGGCCAAGCGGCTGAAGACTCAGCAACCGCTGGCCCTGGAGCTATGGGCAACCAATGACACCGCCGCACAGCTGCTGGCACTGTTGATTTGCCGGCCAAAGGATTTCAGCCGCGAGCAGCTCGATGCCATGCTGCGCCAGGCCCACGCCCCCAAGACTCACGACTGGCTGGTGAACTACGTGGTGAAGAAGAGTGCGCACGTTGAGGAGCTGCGCGTGGCCTGGAAGGCAGCTGCCGATCCCGTGGTGGCCAGTGCCGGATGGGCGCTGACCAGCGAACGAATCGCCAAATCGCCGCAAGGCCTGGACCTGCCCGGCCTGCTCGATGTCATCGAGGCGCAGATGAAGGAAGCCCCCGATCGCCTGCAGTGGGCGATGAACCAGGCGCTGGCCACCATCGGCATCGAACATCCGGAGCATCGAGCACGCGCGCTGGAGATCGGCGAACGCCTCGAGGTGCTGAAGGACTACCCCACACCGCCGAATTGCACCTCCCCGTTCGCGCCGGCCTGGATCAATGAAATAGTACGGCGGAAGGAAAGCTAA
- a CDS encoding HD domain-containing phosphohydrolase yields MNSGSGTFERSAAAGGPTGPQPRLSELLAALSLAIDLGLGQKMEHMLRATVLGLRIAALLALEEKVRERIHHANMLAWIGCHADSFELAAQFGDDISFRSDYYLIDAKGLPMLSMMLRHTGNTMPQVPRLSSRAMFSLRAKTVIVELISSHCSSAGQLAARVGLDAQLPGILAHTFERWDGHGLPAGISGTQIPLEMRITQLADAAEVHLRRHGLAGAVSMVRARRGTQFDPQLADLFCALAKDLVRGLLEDDPWSSVLALAPKDLPLKAVDVDTVLEAMGDFADLKSPWTVGHSRGVSILAVHAAGRLGLGTAETQVLRRAGWVHDLGRMGVSNAVWDKAEPLSALESERLSLYPFLTERILSRVPGLRRVAQVAGAHRERLDGSGYPHGRNASELDPSQRLLAAADAYQSYLEPRPHRSALLPRAAGERLRAEAVAGRLDVSAVDAVLAAAGHMGPARHSGGPAGLTGRELEVLALICRGMNNKDIVAALVIAPKTARNHVEHIYLKIGATNRVTATLFALENGLWDRGREARS; encoded by the coding sequence GTGAACTCGGGATCGGGTACCTTCGAACGTTCCGCGGCGGCCGGTGGCCCGACCGGTCCACAACCGCGGCTCAGTGAACTTCTGGCGGCACTCTCGTTGGCCATCGATCTGGGGCTCGGCCAGAAAATGGAGCACATGTTGCGTGCCACCGTGTTGGGGCTGCGCATCGCCGCGCTACTGGCGCTGGAGGAGAAGGTGCGTGAGCGGATCCACCACGCCAACATGCTGGCCTGGATTGGCTGCCACGCCGACTCCTTCGAATTAGCCGCACAGTTCGGCGATGACATCTCCTTCCGCTCCGACTACTACTTGATCGATGCCAAGGGCTTGCCGATGCTGTCCATGATGCTGCGGCACACCGGGAATACCATGCCGCAGGTGCCGCGGCTTAGCTCGCGCGCGATGTTCAGCCTGCGGGCCAAGACGGTCATAGTGGAGTTGATCTCGTCGCATTGCAGCTCTGCCGGACAGCTGGCAGCGCGGGTGGGTCTTGACGCGCAGCTGCCCGGGATTTTGGCGCATACCTTTGAACGATGGGACGGGCACGGACTGCCCGCCGGGATTTCCGGCACACAGATTCCCCTGGAAATGCGCATCACCCAGCTGGCCGATGCTGCCGAAGTGCACCTGCGCCGGCACGGCCTGGCGGGGGCCGTGAGCATGGTGCGCGCCAGGCGGGGTACCCAATTTGATCCGCAATTGGCCGACCTCTTTTGCGCTCTGGCCAAGGACCTGGTGCGCGGATTATTGGAAGATGACCCTTGGTCGTCCGTGCTGGCTCTGGCACCCAAAGATTTGCCGCTTAAAGCCGTGGATGTTGATACGGTCTTGGAAGCCATGGGCGATTTTGCCGACCTGAAATCGCCGTGGACCGTGGGGCATTCCAGGGGTGTGTCGATCCTGGCCGTTCACGCCGCCGGGCGGTTGGGGCTTGGTACGGCCGAAACACAGGTGCTGCGCCGGGCAGGCTGGGTACATGATCTGGGACGGATGGGGGTATCCAACGCTGTGTGGGACAAGGCGGAGCCGCTCAGTGCCTTGGAGTCCGAGCGACTGTCCCTCTACCCGTTTTTAACCGAGCGGATACTTTCGAGGGTGCCGGGGCTGCGCAGAGTGGCCCAGGTGGCCGGGGCGCACCGGGAACGCTTGGATGGCTCCGGGTATCCGCACGGGCGTAACGCTTCGGAGCTTGATCCCAGCCAACGCCTTCTTGCCGCAGCAGATGCGTATCAAAGTTACCTGGAGCCGCGGCCGCACCGGTCGGCGTTGCTCCCACGCGCCGCGGGGGAGCGGTTGCGTGCCGAGGCGGTAGCTGGGCGCCTGGATGTCTCGGCGGTTGATGCCGTGCTGGCAGCCGCTGGACACATGGGGCCCGCGCGACACTCCGGCGGTCCGGCTGGTCTGACCGGGCGGGAGCTTGAGGTGCTGGCCCTGATCTGCCGCGGGATGAACAATAAAGACATTGTCGCCGCGCTGGTGATCGCGCCTAAAACCGCGCGCAACCATGTGGAACACATTTATCTGAAGATCGGTGCGACGAACCGCGTGACGGCAACACTCTTTGCCCTCGAAAACGGACTATGGGACCGCGGTCGCGAGGCGCGTTCCTAA
- a CDS encoding SDR family oxidoreductase yields MQRFEGKSVIITGAGSGLGRAAAVQIAKEKGKLALIDLNAAGLQETEQEIRQVAPDAEIFSLTANVANESEVQNYVAETLKRFGSIDGFFNNAGIEGKQNPTEDFGSEEFGKVIGINLTGVFYGLKHVLKVMRGQGSGSVVNTASVGGIRGVGNQSGYAAAKHGVVGLTRNSAIEYGQHGIQINAIAPGAIMTPMVEGSLKQIDAENWEKVGQSFVEPNPMKRFGKPEEVAKLVAFLLSGDSAFINAAVIPIDGGQSYKY; encoded by the coding sequence ATGCAGAGGTTTGAAGGAAAGTCGGTCATCATCACCGGTGCCGGATCTGGCCTGGGGCGCGCAGCAGCCGTCCAGATCGCCAAGGAAAAGGGCAAGCTGGCCCTCATCGACCTGAACGCCGCCGGACTGCAGGAAACCGAGCAAGAGATCCGGCAAGTTGCACCCGATGCGGAGATTTTCTCCCTCACGGCCAACGTCGCCAACGAGTCCGAGGTCCAGAACTACGTGGCGGAAACACTGAAGCGCTTCGGATCCATCGACGGCTTCTTCAATAATGCTGGCATCGAAGGCAAGCAGAACCCCACCGAGGACTTCGGCTCCGAGGAGTTCGGTAAGGTCATCGGCATCAACCTCACTGGTGTCTTCTACGGACTCAAGCACGTCCTTAAGGTCATGCGCGGGCAGGGTTCCGGCTCAGTCGTCAACACCGCTTCGGTCGGCGGAATCCGCGGGGTCGGCAACCAGTCCGGTTACGCCGCAGCCAAGCACGGTGTGGTGGGCCTGACCCGCAACTCGGCCATTGAATATGGCCAGCACGGGATCCAAATCAACGCCATCGCGCCGGGTGCCATCATGACACCCATGGTTGAAGGGTCGCTCAAGCAGATCGATGCGGAAAACTGGGAGAAGGTCGGCCAGAGCTTCGTCGAACCCAACCCGATGAAGCGCTTCGGCAAGCCGGAGGAAGTGGCCAAGCTGGTTGCTTTCCTCCTCTCCGGCGACTCCGCGTTCATCAATGCAGCGGTCATCCCAATCGACGGTGGCCAGTCCTACAAGTACTGA